The Dehalogenimonas sp. 4OHTPN genome window below encodes:
- the argF gene encoding ornithine carbamoyltransferase, translated as MKSKDLLSITDLAPHEIRLLLSDAASMKAQGWQTTLSGKTLALVFEKPSLRTRLSFELAMKQLGGEAIYLSPAEVGLGKRESIADVARVLSRYVDAIAVRTFAQSTVEELARWAGVPVVNALSDAEHPCQALADLLTIFEHKGEFPGLKLAFIGDGNNVAVSLALAAASVGLSFTMASPKGYELPAEAVHRALELAARSESVFSFTDDPGEAAFGADIIYTDTWTSMGQEADAEARRKAFEGYQVNERLVSLAKPDAIIMHCLPAHHGEEVAAGLLDSPQSVVFDQAENRLHVQKALLADMLGGLCFPWPG; from the coding sequence ATGAAGTCTAAAGACTTGCTCTCCATAACCGACCTGGCGCCCCATGAGATTCGGCTGCTTCTGTCCGATGCCGCCTCCATGAAAGCCCAGGGCTGGCAGACGACTCTCTCCGGCAAGACGCTGGCCCTCGTCTTCGAGAAACCATCGCTGCGCACCCGCCTAAGCTTCGAACTGGCCATGAAGCAGCTCGGCGGCGAGGCCATCTACCTGTCGCCCGCCGAGGTCGGCCTGGGCAAGCGGGAGAGCATCGCCGACGTCGCCCGGGTGCTTTCGCGCTACGTGGATGCTATCGCCGTGCGCACTTTCGCCCAATCCACCGTCGAGGAACTGGCCCGCTGGGCTGGCGTGCCGGTGGTGAATGCCCTGTCGGACGCCGAGCATCCCTGTCAGGCGCTGGCTGACCTGCTCACCATCTTCGAACACAAAGGCGAATTCCCCGGTCTGAAACTGGCTTTCATCGGCGACGGCAACAACGTGGCGGTGAGCCTGGCGCTGGCCGCCGCCTCGGTAGGCCTGTCGTTCACCATGGCTTCGCCGAAAGGTTATGAACTGCCGGCGGAAGCGGTACACAGGGCTCTAGAGCTGGCGGCCCGGAGCGAGAGCGTATTCAGCTTCACCGATGACCCCGGGGAGGCGGCGTTCGGCGCCGACATCATCTACACCGACACCTGGACCTCGATGGGCCAGGAGGCTGACGCCGAGGCGCGCCGCAAGGCTTTCGAAGGTTATCAGGTGAACGAAAGGCTGGTCTCTCTGGCCAAGCCGGATGCCATCATCATGCACTGCCTGCCGGCCCATCACGGCGAGGAGGTCGCCGCCGGGCTGCTGGACAGCCCGCAATCAGTCGTCTTCGACCAGGCGGAGAACCGCCTCCACGTTCAGAAGGCGCTCCTCGCCGATATGCTGGGCGGCTTATGCTTCCCATGGCCGGGTTGA
- the der gene encoding ribosome biogenesis GTPase Der: protein MKLLPSVAIVGRQNVGKSTLLNRLTGKRTAITEDLPGTTRDRLHVPMNHAGRDFILVDTGGMENLPQEAIARSVNDQARAAMKEAAVIVFLVDAQSGLAPLDYDIADEIRRAGKPVVIAVNKADNPRLALHGAEFHALGFGEPMPISAYHGRGVEDLLDRIFELLPEPEAAVAVKPGLRIAIAGRANVGKSSLLNALTGEERTIVSPIPGTTRDSIDTAIDTPQGSVVLIDTAGIRRRGRVEPGVEEYSVIRSLNAIDRADIVLVVLDAIEPATSQDTHIAGYARDQDRGLILVVNKIDLLENKDMTEFDRNMAARFKFIPYAQRLYLSARTGDGIDRVIPAAFDIQAQRSHRIPTPELNSLVRQALAKHSPPSAGGKLLKVLYATQVGVCPPEIVFFVNDPKLVHFSFQRFLENRLREVFGFSGTPIKFTFKSRGE, encoded by the coding sequence ATGAAATTACTCCCTTCTGTTGCTATCGTCGGCCGCCAGAATGTCGGCAAGTCTACCCTCCTCAACCGGCTGACCGGCAAGCGGACGGCTATCACCGAGGACCTGCCAGGCACCACCCGGGACCGGCTGCACGTCCCCATGAATCACGCCGGCCGCGATTTCATCTTGGTGGACACCGGCGGCATGGAAAACTTACCGCAGGAAGCCATCGCCCGCTCGGTCAATGACCAGGCGCGCGCCGCCATGAAAGAAGCGGCGGTGATAGTCTTCCTGGTCGACGCTCAGTCCGGGCTGGCGCCGCTAGACTACGATATCGCTGATGAGATCAGGCGAGCCGGCAAGCCGGTGGTAATCGCCGTCAACAAGGCGGACAATCCCAGGCTGGCTCTCCACGGCGCGGAGTTCCACGCCCTGGGCTTCGGTGAACCGATGCCCATTTCGGCCTACCACGGCCGGGGAGTCGAAGACCTGCTGGACCGGATCTTCGAACTCCTGCCCGAACCTGAGGCGGCGGTCGCGGTGAAACCCGGCCTGCGCATCGCTATCGCCGGTCGAGCCAACGTCGGCAAGTCGTCTTTACTGAACGCCCTGACGGGGGAGGAGAGGACTATCGTTTCTCCCATTCCTGGGACAACCAGGGACTCAATCGACACTGCTATTGACACGCCGCAGGGTTCTGTGGTACTTATAGACACCGCTGGAATCAGGCGGCGCGGCCGGGTAGAACCTGGCGTCGAAGAGTACAGCGTCATCCGCTCTTTGAACGCCATTGACCGCGCCGATATCGTCCTCGTGGTATTGGACGCCATTGAACCGGCTACTTCTCAAGACACTCATATCGCCGGTTACGCCAGGGACCAAGACCGGGGTCTCATACTTGTCGTCAACAAGATCGACCTGTTGGAAAACAAAGATATGACCGAATTCGACCGGAATATGGCGGCGCGGTTCAAGTTTATCCCCTATGCCCAGCGCCTTTACCTTTCCGCCCGCACCGGCGACGGCATTGACCGCGTCATCCCTGCCGCGTTCGACATCCAAGCCCAACGCAGCCACCGCATCCCTACGCCTGAACTCAACAGCCTGGTCCGCCAGGCGCTGGCCAAACATTCCCCTCCCAGTGCCGGCGGCAAGCTTTTAAAAGTGTTGTACGCCACCCAGGTGGGTGTTTGTCCGCCTGAGATCGTCTTCTTCGTTAACGATCCTAAACTGGTTCATTTCTCTTTTCAGCGTTTCCTGGAGAACCGGCTGAGAGAAGTCTTCGGTTTCTCAGGTACGCCGATCAAGTTCACGTTCAAATCCAGAGGTGAATAA
- the plsY gene encoding glycerol-3-phosphate 1-O-acyltransferase PlsY yields MLVTELVLVTMAAYLIGSIPFGYLIARRKAKIDITSFGSGRIGATNVLRTLGRKMAALVALLDVLKGVAAVLLAGAVIGHDYVLVGDYHLGILAAQVAAALAAVAGHIFPVFNHFKGGRGVATFFGGFIALYPLAAVFGGEVFIISVGLTGFASLGSIAGVAGAYAMMIPLSLHSGIPMEYLVYSLIGSTVVIFMHRDNIQRLIAGKERRINEKAH; encoded by the coding sequence ATGCTGGTGACTGAACTCGTCCTTGTGACCATGGCCGCCTATCTCATCGGCAGCATCCCGTTCGGCTACCTCATCGCTCGCCGCAAGGCTAAGATTGACATCACCTCTTTCGGCAGCGGCCGCATCGGCGCCACCAACGTCCTGCGAACCCTTGGCCGTAAAATGGCAGCCCTCGTAGCCTTGCTCGATGTACTGAAAGGAGTCGCCGCCGTCCTCCTGGCCGGAGCCGTAATCGGGCACGATTACGTCCTGGTAGGCGATTATCACCTGGGCATCCTGGCCGCCCAGGTAGCCGCCGCCCTGGCAGCGGTTGCCGGTCATATCTTTCCGGTCTTCAATCACTTCAAAGGCGGCCGCGGCGTGGCCACCTTCTTCGGGGGTTTCATCGCCCTCTATCCTCTGGCGGCCGTTTTCGGCGGGGAGGTTTTCATAATCAGCGTCGGATTGACCGGATTTGCCTCCCTGGGCAGTATAGCCGGCGTTGCCGGCGCCTATGCCATGATGATCCCCTTGTCGCTTCACTCCGGCATCCCTATGGAGTACCTGGTCTACTCACTTATCGGCTCAACAGTCGTCATCTTCATGCACCGCGACAATATCCAGAGACTGATCGCCGGTAAAGAGCGCCGCATCAACGAAAAAGCTCACTAG
- a CDS encoding NAD(P)H-dependent glycerol-3-phosphate dehydrogenase: MTRIAVVGATTWGITLASVLARKDVDLRILARTEDEAAMTSASVFRAPRLPEGFVLPKGISVTANSAEALQNTDAIIVAVPSQSMRRNMKLIAPHIGKRTLIISAAKGLEVETGKRMSEIIAEETRKDIHDNITVLSGPNLAWEILAGRPAVTVIAAEKESRARRGAKLMTVPNFCAFTNTDMIGVELGGALKNIIALGAGIVDGLGYGDNTKAALMTRGLTEITALGTALGANPLTLAGLAGQGDLIATCSSNLSRNHQVGARLTRGESLEHIQATMNGIAEGVTTTLVAWKLAQQLGIEMPITERLYRVLYHGDDVQATAKELMAAAATHELAGRKWGLFSLFRRRKKPEIAF; the protein is encoded by the coding sequence ATGACTAGAATCGCCGTTGTCGGCGCAACCACCTGGGGCATTACTCTCGCCTCGGTACTGGCGCGCAAGGACGTCGACCTCAGGATACTAGCCCGCACCGAGGACGAAGCGGCTATGACCAGCGCCAGCGTCTTCCGGGCTCCCAGGCTGCCAGAGGGCTTTGTTCTGCCTAAAGGCATTTCGGTCACCGCCAATAGCGCAGAGGCTCTCCAGAACACTGACGCCATCATCGTAGCTGTTCCGTCTCAGTCGATGCGCCGCAATATGAAGTTGATTGCCCCGCACATCGGCAAGCGTACCCTGATCATCAGCGCCGCCAAAGGCCTCGAGGTTGAGACTGGCAAGCGCATGTCAGAGATCATCGCCGAAGAAACCAGGAAAGATATCCATGACAACATCACCGTGCTGTCCGGTCCGAACCTGGCATGGGAAATACTGGCCGGCCGGCCGGCGGTGACAGTGATCGCCGCTGAAAAAGAATCGCGGGCCCGACGCGGCGCTAAGCTCATGACAGTGCCGAATTTCTGCGCCTTCACCAACACCGATATGATCGGGGTTGAGTTGGGTGGAGCCTTAAAAAACATCATCGCCCTTGGGGCCGGTATTGTCGACGGACTCGGCTACGGCGACAATACAAAGGCAGCCCTAATGACCAGAGGTTTAACTGAGATCACCGCCCTCGGTACCGCCCTTGGCGCCAACCCGCTGACCCTGGCCGGGCTGGCAGGACAGGGTGACCTGATCGCTACCTGTTCCAGCAATCTGTCGCGGAATCATCAGGTCGGCGCACGCCTGACCCGGGGCGAATCGCTGGAGCATATCCAAGCAACCATGAACGGCATCGCCGAAGGGGTGACGACGACCCTCGTCGCCTGGAAACTGGCGCAGCAGTTGGGCATCGAGATGCCGATTACCGAGAGGCTATACCGGGTGCTTTACCACGGCGATGACGTTCAGGCCACGGCTAAGGAGTTGATGGCGGCAGCCGCCACCCACGAACTCGCCGGCCGGAAATGGGGCTTGTTCAGCCTCTTTCGCCGCCGGAAGAAGCCGGAAATAGCCTTCTGA
- the dnaJ gene encoding molecular chaperone DnaJ, with protein MAAKRDYYEVLGVAHGASDEDIKKAFRKLAFQYHPDRNKEADAEAKFKEINEAYSVLCDGNKRAAYDRFGHAGAAGGPFGGGAGGFEDFAGFGGLGEIFETFFGGMGGQGRQSPRRGTDLNYRVSVTLEEASTGIEKEINIQRIEACEVCKGTGAKEGSSPTKCPECGGQGKVYQVQRSVFGRFTNVVTCTRCRGEGQVINDPCPKCKGIGRERNSRTISVKIPPGIDNGNQIRISGAGNLGDRGGGAGDLYVTVALMPHKLFRRDGDNIIYELPLNFSQAALGTELDVPTLFGPAKLKVPSGTQTGKVIRLKGKGMPLLNRPSAQGDEWVEIKVVTPEKLTRRQKQLLEELGVTLGTSVETADEAAK; from the coding sequence ATGGCTGCAAAGCGTGACTATTATGAAGTGCTGGGAGTGGCTCACGGCGCTTCCGATGAAGATATCAAAAAGGCTTTCCGCAAGCTTGCTTTTCAGTACCATCCGGATCGCAACAAAGAGGCCGATGCAGAGGCTAAGTTTAAAGAGATTAATGAGGCTTATTCAGTGCTTTGCGACGGCAATAAGCGCGCTGCCTACGACCGCTTCGGTCATGCCGGAGCCGCTGGCGGCCCGTTTGGTGGAGGGGCGGGGGGCTTTGAGGACTTTGCCGGTTTCGGAGGTCTGGGGGAAATCTTTGAAACCTTTTTCGGCGGTATGGGCGGGCAGGGGCGCCAATCGCCCAGGCGTGGCACCGATCTTAATTACAGGGTGTCTGTTACGCTGGAGGAGGCTTCTACTGGGATAGAGAAAGAGATCAATATTCAGCGTATAGAAGCTTGTGAAGTGTGCAAGGGCACAGGCGCCAAGGAAGGTTCTTCGCCGACCAAATGTCCCGAATGCGGCGGCCAGGGAAAAGTTTATCAGGTGCAGCGCAGTGTTTTCGGAAGGTTCACCAACGTTGTCACCTGCACCCGTTGCCGCGGCGAAGGTCAAGTCATCAACGACCCCTGTCCCAAGTGCAAGGGGATCGGTCGAGAACGCAATTCACGCACTATCAGCGTCAAGATACCACCGGGCATCGATAACGGCAACCAGATCCGCATTTCCGGGGCGGGCAATCTCGGCGACCGGGGCGGCGGAGCCGGTGACCTGTACGTTACCGTTGCGCTGATGCCGCACAAGCTGTTCCGCAGGGATGGCGATAATATCATATATGAACTACCACTTAATTTTTCCCAGGCGGCGCTGGGTACTGAACTTGACGTTCCGACACTCTTCGGCCCGGCCAAGCTCAAAGTGCCGTCCGGGACACAAACCGGCAAGGTCATCCGCCTGAAGGGCAAAGGCATGCCGCTGCTGAACCGACCATCGGCCCAGGGCGATGAATGGGTGGAGATTAAAGTGGTTACTCCGGAGAAGCTGACGCGGCGCCAAAAGCAGTTGCTGGAAGAGCTCGGCGTTACGCTGGGTACGTCTGTCGAAACGGCTGACGAGGCTGCGAAGTAA
- the dnaE gene encoding DNA polymerase III subunit alpha: MPYAELHCHSYYSFQDGASSLEELLARSKELGYSALAVTDHDNLCGAMRFAHLSKSLELPGIVGTELTLRGGYHLTLLAKDRDGYRNLCRLITAAREAPDRAEPELPPEVIGAHAAGLICLSGCPKSELSRLAAAGRVNEARTLVRLYLDWFGADNYFIELQHNLAYGDAARNRALLAIAREAGAQVVATGNVHYHMQERHRLQDCLAAVSACKSLEDSHRERRPNSEFYLRPAAQIEGLFSGCPEAVTNTVKIAERCRFDLASDLGYTFPDYCPPGGLSPDDYLEQLCLEAAIRRYGAVTSEVRARLDDEFRLIKKHGLAGFLLLYRDVIALGRQVMIDQGLSDPSQFIEDNPPGRGRGSSVALLIGYLIGLSHIDPLKYRLSLERFLPEDALGCVPDIDLDFPRRIREELILRVHRRWGWRNAALAGTIATYQIKGAVRDLGKALGLPLEEVARLSKFVDWGSARKLASQMEKHPGFRHLIDQPVWRDLISLAAELDGFPKYMGQHSGGMIISSGPLTDIVPVQRGAIDGRYVCQWDKDSIDDAGFVKIDFLALGALSQMQEAVEIIRARTGQRIDMSRIDFDDQAVYDMLCAGDTVGIFQVESAAQMQTIIRLRPRNLTDMAHEVGAVRPGVGVNGGVQEYLARRSKKKPVVFDHGLERRALGRTLGVVLFQDQVNQLAVDVAGFSPAAADQLRRAFGRRHNEAMLDRYHEKFISGAAKRGVDETSAEKVWQKFNGQYMFPESHAFAFGVTAFQAAWLKLYYPLEFFAAIFNQQPMGFYNLETLKEDARRHSVAVLNPDINRSEALSVVENDALRLGLLHVGGVGESSARAILDERARGGYYADVGDFLARSAVLEEAALALAAAGAFDGLESNRRKVKWEVGLKYRPVNSQLFLPLPAAQDMTELSAMTAWEQMQEEYGTMGLFPSGHIMACLRPRFTNQVATSRDIAQLVDGSEVTVAGMVIRRQRPHRRVVFITLEDEFGHVPLMVFPGVYERAEQRFKSPFLLVRGRVSRRDGAHNVVVAEVRSFSALEKAPPSKDWH, encoded by the coding sequence ATGCCTTACGCTGAACTTCATTGCCACAGTTACTATTCTTTCCAAGACGGCGCATCATCGCTGGAGGAGTTGCTTGCCCGATCGAAGGAGCTTGGTTACTCTGCCCTCGCGGTGACGGATCACGACAATCTCTGCGGCGCCATGCGCTTTGCTCACCTGTCTAAATCACTGGAGCTCCCGGGAATCGTCGGCACCGAGCTGACCCTGAGGGGCGGTTACCACCTGACGCTCCTGGCTAAAGACCGGGACGGCTATCGCAACCTGTGCCGCCTTATTACCGCCGCCCGCGAGGCGCCGGATCGTGCCGAACCGGAACTGCCGCCGGAGGTTATCGGCGCTCATGCCGCGGGGCTCATCTGCCTGTCGGGATGCCCAAAAAGCGAATTATCCCGGCTCGCCGCGGCGGGGCGCGTCAACGAGGCGAGGACGCTGGTGCGTCTGTACCTCGACTGGTTCGGCGCTGATAATTACTTTATCGAACTGCAGCACAACCTGGCCTATGGCGACGCCGCCCGCAATAGAGCGCTCCTGGCCATCGCCCGGGAGGCCGGAGCTCAGGTGGTCGCCACCGGAAATGTCCATTACCATATGCAAGAGCGCCACCGCCTGCAGGACTGCCTGGCGGCGGTCAGCGCCTGCAAGAGCCTGGAGGACAGCCATCGGGAACGGCGGCCGAATTCGGAATTCTATCTGCGGCCGGCGGCCCAGATTGAAGGTCTTTTCAGTGGCTGCCCGGAGGCGGTGACTAACACGGTCAAGATAGCTGAACGCTGCCGTTTTGATTTGGCTAGCGATCTGGGCTATACCTTTCCTGACTACTGTCCCCCAGGCGGCCTGAGCCCCGATGATTACCTCGAGCAGTTATGTCTCGAAGCGGCGATCAGGCGTTACGGTGCCGTTACCTCCGAGGTCAGGGCGCGGCTCGACGATGAGTTCCGGCTGATCAAAAAGCACGGGCTGGCCGGCTTCCTGCTGCTCTATCGCGACGTTATCGCACTGGGCCGGCAGGTGATGATTGATCAGGGGCTGTCCGATCCGTCGCAATTTATTGAAGACAATCCCCCGGGACGCGGCCGCGGCTCCTCAGTGGCCTTGCTGATCGGCTACCTGATTGGGCTGTCTCATATTGACCCCCTAAAATACCGGTTGTCGCTGGAACGCTTTTTACCTGAGGATGCGCTGGGCTGCGTGCCGGATATTGATCTGGATTTTCCGCGTCGCATCCGTGAGGAACTCATACTGCGCGTCCACCGGAGGTGGGGCTGGCGCAACGCCGCCCTGGCCGGCACCATTGCCACATACCAGATCAAAGGAGCGGTGCGGGACCTGGGGAAGGCTCTAGGTTTGCCGCTTGAGGAGGTCGCTCGGCTTTCAAAATTCGTCGATTGGGGCAGCGCCCGGAAGCTTGCATCGCAGATGGAGAAGCATCCCGGCTTCCGCCATTTGATTGACCAGCCGGTATGGCGAGACCTGATTTCGCTGGCGGCCGAACTTGACGGTTTCCCTAAATACATGGGACAGCACTCGGGAGGGATGATTATCTCCTCAGGGCCGCTGACCGATATCGTGCCGGTACAGCGCGGCGCTATTGACGGCCGCTATGTGTGCCAGTGGGACAAGGACTCTATCGACGACGCTGGCTTTGTCAAGATCGACTTTCTGGCCCTGGGGGCGCTGTCCCAGATGCAGGAGGCGGTGGAGATCATCAGAGCGCGAACCGGGCAGCGCATCGACATGTCGCGCATCGACTTCGACGATCAGGCCGTTTACGACATGCTGTGCGCCGGCGATACCGTCGGCATCTTCCAGGTGGAGTCCGCCGCTCAGATGCAGACTATCATCCGGCTCAGGCCACGCAATCTGACGGATATGGCTCATGAAGTGGGTGCGGTACGCCCCGGCGTCGGCGTCAACGGAGGGGTCCAGGAATACCTGGCTCGGAGGAGCAAAAAGAAGCCGGTTGTCTTTGACCACGGGCTGGAGAGGCGGGCGCTGGGACGCACCCTGGGGGTTGTCCTGTTTCAGGATCAGGTGAATCAGTTAGCCGTGGATGTCGCCGGCTTTTCCCCGGCGGCGGCCGACCAGCTCAGACGCGCCTTCGGACGCCGCCACAATGAGGCGATGCTGGATCGCTATCATGAAAAGTTCATCTCAGGTGCCGCCAAGCGTGGCGTTGATGAAACTTCCGCCGAAAAAGTGTGGCAAAAATTCAACGGCCAGTATATGTTTCCGGAGTCGCATGCCTTTGCCTTCGGAGTGACCGCCTTTCAGGCGGCCTGGCTGAAACTCTATTACCCGCTGGAGTTCTTTGCTGCTATATTCAACCAGCAGCCTATGGGCTTCTATAACCTCGAGACCTTAAAGGAAGATGCCCGGCGGCACAGCGTGGCGGTGCTCAATCCCGACATCAACCGCAGCGAGGCCCTCAGCGTCGTTGAAAACGATGCCCTCCGGCTGGGTTTGCTTCATGTTGGCGGGGTGGGGGAGTCATCTGCCAGGGCGATCCTCGATGAACGTGCCAGGGGCGGGTATTATGCGGATGTCGGGGATTTCCTGGCGCGCAGCGCCGTGCTTGAGGAAGCGGCGCTGGCGCTGGCGGCCGCGGGGGCCTTTGACGGTCTTGAATCGAACAGGCGTAAGGTAAAATGGGAAGTCGGTCTGAAATACCGGCCGGTAAACTCGCAGCTTTTCCTGCCGCTGCCAGCGGCCCAGGATATGACCGAACTATCGGCTATGACCGCCTGGGAGCAGATGCAGGAGGAATACGGCACCATGGGACTCTTCCCTTCGGGGCATATCATGGCCTGTCTGCGGCCGCGGTTCACTAACCAGGTGGCTACCAGCCGCGATATCGCCCAACTTGTCGATGGGTCGGAGGTTACCGTTGCCGGCATGGTCATCCGGCGTCAGCGCCCGCACCGGAGGGTGGTCTTCATCACTCTGGAGGACGAGTTCGGCCACGTGCCGCTCATGGTTTTTCCGGGAGTCTATGAGCGAGCGGAGCAGAGATTTAAATCCCCTTTCCTGCTGGTCAGAGGCAGGGTGTCGCGGCGGGATGGCGCTCACAATGTGGTGGTGGCAGAGGTCAGGTCATTTTCCGCTCTGGAGAAGGCGCCGCCGTCCAAGGACTGGCATTAG
- a CDS encoding DUF72 domain-containing protein, with the protein MMRAVASMENHHEYSEKQRILVGTSGWSYPRGEGSWNGHFYPPGTKNELGYFSQFFSCVEINSSFYSPVNPAWASAWASKTPDGFVFTAKLWQKFTHPKMFETATGEAAAISRDDVDLFLKGIEPLAAAGKLGAILAQFPPSFENTGGGRQTLEAVLKTFGDLPIAVELRHRSWSDDPATAELLSAYDAAWVQTDEPRFSFSIARELPATSERLAYFRFHGRNAADWWTGNNETRYRYLYSQQEIEELAGRVKTSAAAAEKTFVFFNNHWKAYAPRNAGDLIKALQLPFAGLPLLMPSQK; encoded by the coding sequence ATGATGCGAGCAGTTGCCAGCATGGAAAACCATCACGAATATTCTGAAAAGCAGCGGATTCTCGTCGGCACCTCCGGCTGGAGCTACCCGCGCGGCGAGGGTAGCTGGAATGGTCACTTCTATCCGCCCGGGACCAAAAATGAGCTCGGCTATTTCAGCCAATTCTTTAGTTGCGTCGAGATCAACTCCTCGTTCTACTCCCCGGTAAATCCCGCCTGGGCCTCCGCCTGGGCCAGCAAGACGCCGGATGGCTTTGTGTTCACCGCCAAGCTGTGGCAAAAATTCACTCACCCTAAAATGTTCGAAACGGCCACCGGCGAGGCGGCGGCCATCTCCCGTGATGACGTAGACCTCTTCCTTAAAGGCATCGAGCCCCTGGCTGCGGCCGGTAAACTGGGGGCGATACTCGCCCAGTTCCCGCCCAGCTTCGAGAACACCGGCGGCGGGCGACAGACCCTCGAAGCGGTGCTGAAGACATTCGGCGACTTACCCATCGCAGTCGAGCTGCGGCACAGGAGCTGGAGCGATGACCCGGCGACAGCCGAATTACTTTCGGCGTACGACGCCGCCTGGGTGCAGACAGACGAGCCCAGGTTCAGTTTTTCCATCGCCCGGGAGCTGCCGGCGACATCCGAGCGGCTGGCTTACTTCCGCTTCCACGGCCGCAACGCCGCGGACTGGTGGACGGGCAACAATGAGACCCGCTATCGCTACCTCTATTCACAGCAAGAGATAGAAGAGCTGGCCGGCAGGGTCAAAACCTCCGCGGCTGCGGCTGAGAAGACATTCGTCTTTTTCAACAACCATTGGAAAGCCTACGCCCCGCGGAACGCCGGCGATCTGATCAAGGCGCTCCAGCTACCGTTTGCCGGATTGCCGTTATTAATGCCATCCCAGAAATAA
- a CDS encoding sensor histidine kinase, whose protein sequence is MEVSSPVLQARRFGGRLRLYLGVYRALALAVAVSQLAVNGDSMPVAAGILIPTATGYTLLKFLIPVSPRSNILGQVILALDLIVCAVLVWLTGGINSPFLLYTLSPVLSSSFFYDSHMTAMVGIASTLNVLLVQLANPFYDFSPGPLELGYYLIYIVAVALSASLPYLVNINLHQRLRGEFIAEERGRLSREIHDGTVQTLSALKWQGQVIERELKRRSIEMPEVGKLLSLVDEARVEALESLELLRRYTGCGQLVSHLKNYLHHLKQDSGIDYHIDLPGEEPSLPPYTELQLLRICQEAVTNIRKHAAASAISLAMTQNNGHLLITIADDGQGFDFDSQSRAAGPQGHGLSVMKERAEATGGSMTIISAPGQGTTVKIDVPIGRR, encoded by the coding sequence ATGGAGGTTTCCTCCCCGGTACTTCAGGCCAGGCGGTTCGGCGGGCGCCTAAGGTTATATCTGGGCGTCTACCGGGCGCTGGCGCTGGCCGTAGCCGTGAGCCAGCTGGCAGTTAACGGAGACAGCATGCCCGTTGCCGCCGGAATCCTTATCCCGACGGCGACTGGTTATACCCTCCTCAAATTCCTGATTCCGGTGTCGCCCCGGAGCAACATACTGGGACAGGTCATCCTTGCACTGGACCTAATCGTGTGTGCCGTGCTGGTATGGTTGACCGGCGGCATCAACAGCCCTTTCCTGCTGTATACCCTGTCTCCGGTGCTCTCGTCGTCTTTCTTCTACGACTCACACATGACGGCGATGGTCGGCATCGCTTCGACTTTGAATGTTCTACTAGTCCAGCTGGCCAATCCGTTCTATGATTTCAGCCCAGGGCCGCTGGAGCTGGGTTACTACCTGATTTACATCGTAGCGGTTGCTTTATCGGCGTCGCTGCCATATTTAGTCAACATCAACCTCCACCAGAGACTGCGCGGAGAGTTCATCGCTGAAGAACGTGGGAGGCTGTCGCGAGAAATCCACGATGGGACAGTTCAAACGCTTTCAGCGCTCAAGTGGCAGGGGCAGGTCATCGAGCGGGAACTCAAGCGGCGGAGTATCGAAATGCCCGAAGTGGGCAAGCTGCTCAGTCTGGTGGATGAAGCCAGAGTGGAAGCGCTGGAATCACTGGAACTGTTGAGGCGCTACACCGGCTGCGGCCAGCTGGTATCCCATCTAAAGAATTACCTTCATCATTTGAAACAGGACTCCGGCATCGACTACCACATTGACCTGCCGGGTGAAGAACCGTCACTGCCGCCCTATACTGAACTCCAGCTGCTGCGGATATGCCAGGAAGCGGTCACCAATATCAGGAAGCATGCCGCGGCCAGTGCCATCTCGCTGGCGATGACCCAGAACAACGGCCATCTGTTAATCACCATCGCCGACGACGGCCAGGGTTTCGATTTTGATTCGCAATCTCGCGCCGCAGGTCCGCAGGGTCACGGTCTAAGCGTGATGAAAGAACGGGCAGAAGCTACCGGCGGCAGCATGACAATCATCAGCGCCCCTGGGCAGGGTACCACAGTCAAAATAGATGTGCCGATCGGCAGGAGATAA